Proteins from a genomic interval of Euleptes europaea isolate rEulEur1 chromosome 18, rEulEur1.hap1, whole genome shotgun sequence:
- the LRCH4 gene encoding leucine-rich repeat and calponin homology domain-containing protein 4, whose amino-acid sequence MAAGEGGADALPPPSPFLPGPERALEEAAASGKLSLAGRHLRHFPGGAARRWDLSDTTQADLSRNRFAEVPEAACRLMALEGLSLYHNCLRSLPPAIANLQALTYLNISRNQLTSLPACLCRLPLKVLIASNNKLANLPDDIGALRNLRQLDVGSNELQSLPASMGGLESLRDLSIRRNQIDSLPEELSELPLVRLDFSCNRVARIPVCYRHLRYLQCILLENNPLQSPPAQICSKGRVHIFKFLHLEACSKARLDLEEFARGSRPTGFGTCLLEEFYPMRQYGGLDSGFNSVDSGSKRWSGNESTDEFSDLSFRIAELAREPRQLKEKRNGAADTSDLEQIDDLDSSVNGEEEEEARRGQGGPQRLEEGLPGAGELQKPGRSSLQRAGTTEQSLSGRASGGVGLCRPEPPGEERRRPEVLQLWQERERQQLQQPWGALWSQGREKRDSGLAENSSSLSQLKHRSQGAEQPAGSPRQALHHGGKSKRDPAQPQHSVAACPACREPGFPQKPNSFLFRSSSRNSIQRGSGFSWPEPYHAESSPPSRLRAGSQVLDERELTTHLRKAIESHLKITLAEDLGEALANGVLLCQLINHLRPRSVPFVHVPSPAVPKLNAIKSRKNVESFLQACRQLGIPEVSLCSTSDVVRGNSHGLLRLLHALPGLAPGGAVAPSPAASLSEHLAGFGVFYVSLMLLLYLAYRKLCGF is encoded by the exons ATCTGTCCCGGAACCGTTTTGCCGAGGTGCCGGAAGCGGCCTGCCGCCTGATGGCCTTGGAAGGGCTGAGCCTGTACCACAACTGCCTGCGCAGCCTCCCCCCTGCCATAGCCAACCTCCAAGCCCTCACCTACCTGAACATCAG ccgAAACCAGCtgacctccctgcctgcctgcctctgccgCTTGCCCCTGAAGGTCCTCATTGCCAGCAATAACAAGTTGGCCAACCTGCCCGATGACATTGGCGCTCTCCGCAATCTCCGCCAGTTG GATGTTGGCAGCAATGAGCTGCAGTCCCTGCCAGCGAGCATGGGGGGCCTGGAGTCTCTTCGAGACCTCAGCATCCGgaggaaccaaatcgacagcctgCCTGAAG AGCTGTCTGAACTGCCACTGGTGCGGCTGGACTTCTCCTGCAACCGCGTGGCTCGCATTCCTGTCTGCTACCGTCACCTGCGGTACCTGCAGTGCATCCTCCTGGAAAACAACCCCTTGCAGTCCCCGCCTGCACAG ATCTGCTCGAAAGGCCGAGTCCACATTTTCAAGTTCCTGCACCTCGAGGCCTGCAGCAAGGCCAGGTTGGACCTGGAGGAGTTTGCCCGAGGAAGCCGCCCCACTGGCTTTGGCACGTG TCTCCTGGAGGAGTTCTACCCGATGCGGCAGTACGGCGGCCTGGACTCCGGATTCAACAGCGTGGACAGCGGAAGCAAGCGGTGGTCCGGAAATGAG TCCACGGACGAGTTCTCCGACCTCTCCTTCCGCATCGCGGAGCTGGCCCGGGAGCCCCGGCAGCTGAAGGAGAAGCGCAACGGGGCAG CTGACACCAGCGATTTGGAACAGATCGACGATCTCGACAGCAGCGTCAacggcgaggaggaggaagaggcaaggAGGGGGCAGGGCGGCCCGCAGCGTCTTGAGGAGGGACTCCCgggggccggt GAGCTGCAGAAGCCCGGGAGGAgcagcctgcagagggcaggcaCCACAGAGCAGAGCCTGAGTGGCAG GGCCTCCGGGGGAGTTGGCCTGTGCCGGCCGGAGCCACCAGGAGAGGAGCGCCGTCGCCCAGAGgtcctgcagctgtggcaggagagggagcggcagcagctgcagcagccatgggGGGCCTTGTGGAGCCAGGGGCGAGAGAAGCGGGACAG TGGCCTGGCTGAGAACAGCAGCAGCCTCTCCCAGCTGAAGCATCGCAGCCAG GGAGCCGAGCAGCCGGCTGGTTCCCCCAGACAAGCCCTGCACCACGGAGGTAAGTCCAAGAGGG aTCCGGCTCAGCCCCAGCACTCCGTGGCCGCCTGCCCTGCCTGCCGAGAGCCTGGCTTCCCGCAGAAGCCCAACAGCTTCCTCTTCCGCTCCTCGTCGCGGAACAGCATCCAGCGGGGCTCTG GGTTCTCGTGGCCTGAGCCATACCATGCCGAGTCCAGTCCCCCGTCAAGGCTGCGTGCTGGATCACAGGTGCTGGATGAGAGAGAGCTAACGACTCACCTGCGGAAG GCAATTGAGTCCCACCTGAAGATCACTCTTGCTGAGGACCTGGGCGAGGCGCTGGCCAATGGGGTGCTCCTGTGCCAGCTGATCAACCACTTGCGCCCGCGGTCTGTGCCCTTTGTCCATGTGCCCTCTCCGGCGGTG CCAAAGCTGAACGCCATCAAAAGTCGGAAGAATGTGGAGAGCTTCCTGCAGGCGTGCCGCCAACTGGGGATTCCAGAG GTCTCCCTCTGCTCCACCTCTGACGTCGTCCGCGGCAACTCCCACGGCTTGCTCCGCCTCCTCCACGCGCTGCCGGGTCTTGCTCCAGGGGGGGCGGTGGCTCCTTCGCCTGCCGCCTCCCTGTCAGAGCACTTGGCCGGCTTTGGCGTCTTCTATGTCTCTCTGATGCTGCTGCTGTATCTTGCCTATCGCAAGCTCTGTGGCTTCTAA